From a single Desulfobacterales bacterium genomic region:
- the waaF gene encoding lipopolysaccharide heptosyltransferase II → MRIGREQIQQTRRLLIRSTNWIGDAVMTTPAVRAIRKNFPNSHISILAKPWVAPVFDHSPHVDDVILYDAHGRHKGFDGTIRLAKDLRKYRFDAAILLQNAIEAALIAFLAGIPTRIGFDTDGRRLLLTHPVRCTKQIKSIHQTGYYLEILKGAGLLTGDQRLELFLRQSDKQGAQNVLETHSVGDANLLIGLNPSATFGPAKQWLAERYAELGDRLSKAFGATILIFGGPSDKALGRRITHMMSSRAVDLSGNTTLGEAMALIDRCAAFVTNDSGLMHVAAAFNTPLVAVFGSTNSTTTSPYADSSRIIRAPIACSPCMKPVCPLGHMECMKAVGVAQVFNAVKDLL, encoded by the coding sequence ATGCGAATAGGCAGGGAACAAATTCAACAAACCCGGCGGCTACTGATTCGGTCCACCAACTGGATCGGAGATGCTGTGATGACTACGCCCGCGGTGCGGGCCATTCGAAAGAACTTTCCGAATAGCCATATTTCGATACTGGCGAAGCCTTGGGTGGCGCCGGTGTTCGACCACAGCCCGCATGTGGATGACGTCATCCTCTATGACGCCCATGGCCGGCACAAGGGCTTTGACGGTACGATCCGGCTTGCCAAAGATCTTCGAAAATACCGGTTTGATGCCGCCATTCTTCTCCAAAATGCCATTGAGGCGGCGCTCATCGCCTTTCTGGCGGGCATCCCCACGCGGATTGGTTTTGACACGGACGGCCGCAGGCTGCTGTTGACCCATCCGGTTCGCTGCACAAAGCAAATCAAATCGATTCATCAGACCGGGTATTATCTGGAGATATTAAAGGGCGCGGGGCTTTTGACCGGGGACCAACGGCTTGAACTGTTTCTCAGGCAATCGGACAAGCAGGGCGCCCAAAACGTGCTTGAAACCCATAGCGTTGGCGATGCGAATCTTTTGATCGGCTTAAATCCCAGCGCCACTTTCGGGCCCGCCAAGCAGTGGCTCGCGGAGCGCTATGCCGAACTGGGCGACCGGTTAAGCAAGGCATTCGGCGCGACGATTCTGATTTTCGGCGGCCCGTCGGATAAGGCGCTTGGCCGGCGCATTACGCACATGATGTCATCACGGGCCGTTGATTTAAGCGGGAATACTACCCTGGGGGAAGCCATGGCCCTCATCGACCGGTGCGCTGCGTTTGTAACCAACGATTCCGGGCTCATGCATGTGGCTGCGGCATTTAATACCCCGTTGGTGGCGGTTTTCGGCTCCACCAATTCCACCACCACGAGTCCCTATGCGGATTCCAGCCGTATCATTCGCGCGCCGATCGCTTGCAGTCCCTGCATGAAGCCGGTCTGTCCGCTGGGGCACATGGAGTGCATGAAGGCCGTCGGCGTGGCACAGGTGTTTAATGCCGTAAAGGATCTCTTGTGA
- the waaC gene encoding lipopolysaccharide heptosyltransferase I encodes MNILIVKLSAIGDVIHTLPALNAIRRQYPQAQITWVVEAAAAELIIGHPALNRVIVSRRKQWIKQLKGPQWKTALREITAFIQQLRDTRYDVVIDFHALLKSALLVFLARGHRKIGFGKGMQHMEHSYLVLNERVAPVDMEIHALTRQLMLIEAIGVHSREVVYDIPISADDERQVKALLAAHGMNAARPLLAINPVALWDTKLWFNDRFSDLADRLISIHGVEIVFTGAKADVPVIEEIRAMMTKSAANLAGKTSLKMLAAIYRKAVCVVSTDTGPMHLAAAVGTPVAAIFGPTAPWRTGPFGAGHQVIRTAAACSPCFQRRCEKNSHICMKEITTEIVMAEVEKILAHQKGSMG; translated from the coding sequence GTGAACATTCTGATTGTCAAACTCAGCGCTATCGGCGATGTGATTCACACACTGCCGGCCTTAAACGCCATTCGCCGTCAATACCCGCAGGCGCAAATCACCTGGGTGGTGGAAGCGGCGGCGGCGGAGCTCATCATCGGACACCCGGCCCTGAACCGGGTGATCGTTTCCAGGCGAAAGCAGTGGATAAAACAACTTAAAGGGCCGCAATGGAAAACTGCGCTGCGGGAAATCACGGCCTTTATTCAGCAGCTTCGCGATACCCGGTATGATGTCGTGATTGATTTTCACGCCCTGCTGAAAAGCGCACTGCTGGTCTTCCTGGCGAGAGGCCACCGTAAAATCGGGTTCGGCAAGGGCATGCAGCACATGGAGCACAGTTACCTGGTCTTAAATGAGCGGGTGGCGCCTGTGGATATGGAGATTCATGCTCTGACCCGGCAACTGATGCTGATCGAGGCCATCGGGGTGCATTCCCGCGAGGTGGTGTATGACATTCCCATATCGGCCGACGATGAAAGGCAGGTTAAAGCCCTTTTGGCCGCTCATGGCATGAATGCCGCCCGTCCCCTGCTGGCGATAAATCCCGTGGCGCTTTGGGATACCAAGCTGTGGTTCAATGACCGGTTTAGCGATCTGGCCGATCGGCTCATCAGTATCCATGGCGTGGAAATCGTTTTTACGGGGGCAAAGGCGGATGTGCCGGTTATCGAAGAGATTCGTGCCATGATGACAAAATCCGCCGCTAATCTTGCCGGTAAAACCAGTTTGAAAATGCTGGCGGCGATTTACCGCAAAGCCGTGTGCGTGGTTTCGACGGATACTGGGCCGATGCACCTGGCTGCAGCCGTCGGGACGCCGGTGGCGGCGATTTTCGGGCCTACCGCTCCCTGGCGCACCGGACCCTTCGGCGCAGGGCACCAGGTCATTCGCACGGCTGCGGCCTGCTCGCCTTGCTTTCAGCGCCGATGCGAAAAAAACAGCCACATTTGTATGAAGGAGATCACCACGGAAATCGTAATGGCGGAAGTAGAGAAGATACTTGCGCATCAAAAGGGTTCGATGGGTTAA